GGTGCAGCCCAGGGCCCGGCTCGCGGCCGTCGTGGCCGCGGCCCGGGGCATGGGCTGCGATGTGATCCTCCGTGCGGGCCGGGCCTACCTGGTCCGCCGCGTTACCCCAGAAGCCAAGGAGAAAGGCAATGGCCAGACCGACAGATGACCTCGCCATCAAGACCGGCGAGTACCAGGATCGCCAGGGGCACACGAAGGGCCGCTGGCTGCGCATCGGTGCCGTGATCCGCCACGACGATGGCGGCACCAGCATCAAGCTCGACGCGGTGCCGGTGGGCCTGCCGGGCTGGGACGGCTGGGTGAATGTCTTTCCGCGCGACCAGCAGGAGTCGGCCCAGCCGCCCGCTCCGCCCAGGGTGCCGGCGCAGGACTACGACGGCGACGTGCCGTTCTAGGCGGGGAGGGCGCATGGATAGAAGATTGGAAGGAATGGTGGCGCGGTTGCGTGGCCAACAAGCCGACGCCGGGGAAGAACAGGGCGAGCTTGGTTGCCTCTCTGCGGGGCAGCGCTGTTATGTGGCCCTCGCCGCGGACCGCTACGACCTTCTTCCGCATGCCTATGATCCGGTGGAGGCCTGGCATCGCTTGGGGCCGGACTGGCAGCAGGCGGTCTGCCTCTGGCGCGGGTGGCCCGAGGACTGGACCCGGCTTGGAACGCTGCGCGAGGAAGTCGGGCGTGTGTGCGTTGTGCTCGACGCCGCCGGCGTTCCAGGCCGCGGTGGTGCGGGGCTGCACGCGCTGGCCGGCCGCGTACGGTGGCTGACCGAACGGCTCCGGCAAGTGGCGTCGGACCATGGAGGGACCGCTGATGGGTGATCCCGTGTTGTGGACGCTGGAGCAGGCCGCCCGGGCCATGGCGGTATCGCCACGCACCATACGCCGTCTGCAGGAGACCGGTGAGCTGCCCGTGGTGTACGTCGGACGGGCCCGCAGGGTGCCGGCGCATTCGGTCAGGGAGTGGGTGACCGGGCAAATGTCCCTGACGCATACTGAGCGGTGCGCGGGGCCGGATGTGCTTGAGAAGGGAGGTCAAGGCACATGCCGAAGCGCAACAAGCGGAGCGATCAGGACGGAATCTACGAACGTTCGGATTCTCCCTGTTACTGGGCGTCGTTCACCGACGCAAACGGAAAGAGAGTTAGACGCTCTACTGGCGTCAGGAAATCACAGGAGGGAAGGAAAGAGGCGGAAGCGCTCCTCGCGAAATGGCGGCTAGAGGCGTATCGGGCCCGTCACTGGGAAGAAGTGCCTCCCAAGAGCTTCGATGAGCTGATGCTGGAGTATCTGCGGGCCCGTCGCGACAAACGGAGCCACAGGGATGACCTCACGCGTGCAAGGCAGCTGCGGCGGTATTTCACCGGGGCGGTGATGAATACGCTCCGTCCGGCGGAAATCAACCGCTACATGACGGAACGCAGGGCGGAGGGTGTGGCGCCGGCGACGGTTAACCGGGAGCTGGCCCTGCTGTCAGCAGCGATCAACCTGGCAAATCGCGACTGGGAGTGGGGCCTGCCGAACCCGGTTGCCGGTCGGAAGCTGCGTGAGCCGGAGGGCCGGATCCGCTGGATCACCCGGTCGGAGGCGGCCGCGCTGGTGCAGGCGGCCAGGGGTATCGCCAGATCGCCCTACCTCGCGGACTTCATTGTCACGGCCCTGCACACAGGTTGCCGGTCCGGTGAACTGCTGGGGCTTGAGTGGCGGCGGGTGGACCTCTCAGCTGGACTGATCCACCTGGAGGCCCACCACACCAAGGCCGCGAAACGCAGGAGTGTCCCGCTG
The DNA window shown above is from Aquisalimonas sp. 2447 and carries:
- a CDS encoding site-specific integrase, whose product is MPKRNKRSDQDGIYERSDSPCYWASFTDANGKRVRRSTGVRKSQEGRKEAEALLAKWRLEAYRARHWEEVPPKSFDELMLEYLRARRDKRSHRDDLTRARQLRRYFTGAVMNTLRPAEINRYMTERRAEGVAPATVNRELALLSAAINLANRDWEWGLPNPVAGRKLREPEGRIRWITRSEAAALVQAARGIARSPYLADFIVTALHTGCRSGELLGLEWRRVDLSAGLIHLEAHHTKAAKRRSVPLNQTARRAILSRARYRARHCPGTPWVFCRKNGERLEWLQRSFKLACARAGIEDFRIHDLRHTCAAWLVSAGVPLPEVRDLLGHASITMTERYAHLAPDNVRAAVSRLDGDESRYSHAGEGASAGELREVM